In the Arachis stenosperma cultivar V10309 chromosome 8, arast.V10309.gnm1.PFL2, whole genome shotgun sequence genome, GGAAAAAGACTTTAAAGAACGTTCTATTTCTTTGTGGTTGCTTCAATCTTGCTCTATCTATATCCCCTGTGGTACACCTTTCCTTCcttttataatatatatctaCTTACATGAAATAGCTGAGGACTCTCCTTTTGCTTTGCTTCTTTGGTTTTATCTCCTTTGACGAAACCCTTAGATTCTCCTCTTTCGCTGCATTGATGCAAGAGAAAGCCTAAAGACACCCAATGTGTATTATTCATTCCTTTTTCTCTCTCGTTTCAACACTATTACCCTccccttttcctttttctcttatcTCACTTACTCTCAACAATTATATATCTTataagaaaaagtaaatttaaTCAAAGGACTATAAAATATTTCTTATAGCTAGTAATTAGATGAAGAATTCCAAGTTGTAACATTATAAAATACATTTGAAGGCAACAACTCTTAATATAAAATGAAAATTCTTTACggaagaaaagagagagtaaTATTATAGAACGACATGAGGGTAGTGAGTAGTGAGAGAAGCGCATGATGGATTGATAATAAGTGCACGAGGCACGCCATACCCCCCATGCAGATAACAACATCATTCTATGCCTTTGTGTTTGCAACGGAGGACGTAGACAACGCAAACTAGTGGGCCTTTTCCTACCTACTTATTTGGGATACAATAATCTGCAAATTGCAATCAAAACCCTACACATCTATCAATAGGTTTGATCATgctgttttcttctttttcataatTCTTTGGTATCTACTTACATGACGTTAGGTGAATATGAGTCACCTTTTTGGACTGGAcctaatttattaattttccCTTGAATCTTGTAAAGGTCCAAAGAGCCAGTGTGTATATGGTTTTCGGTAATGGTCCACAAGCAGAGAAAAGGGCCGAAGCCCAAGCGCCCAAGATAAAGAGGGTTAGGCCCAATATTGATTAGAGTAGGCCCACATGAAGCATTATCCGAAATTGGGAAGTGAAGATGTGGCGATGTGGCAGCCACGTGGCAAGAGCACCTTATCCAAGAAAAACCGTTGCCTCTCGTTTAAGATTTTTAACCCATCATCATATCATCTCATCATCCTCgattcatcttcctcttactGTTTGTGTAAGCATGGCTTCCACCACACTGCCCTCTATAGCCCCTTCGCAGCTATGTTCTAGGAGGAGTGTCGCATCGTGCCCCTCATCATCGTGTTCAAGGAAAGAGATGAAGATTGGGAAGGGAAAAGGGATGCGAGTGGTATGCATGGCGACGAGTATTCCAGCTGACAGAGTACCTGACATGGGAAAGAGACAGCTCATGAATCTTCTCCTCCTTGGTGCTGTTGCACTCCCCTCTACTGGAATGCTCATTCCTTATACCTATTTCTTCGTCCCTCCTGGTTCAGGATCTGCTACTGGTGGTACTGTTGCAAAGGATGCACTTGGAAATGATGTGCTTGCAGACCAATGGCTCAAGGCGCATGGACCTGGTGACCGTACACTTacacaaggattgaagggagATCCAACGTACCTTGTGGTGGAGAAAGACAGAACACTGGCAACATATGGGATTAATGCGGTGTGCACTCACCTTGGTTGTGTGGTGCCGTGGAATGCAGCGGAGAACAAGTTCATCTGCCCTTGCCATGGATCTCAGTACAATGACCAAGGAAGAGTTGTCAGAGGACCTGCTCCTTTGTCTCTGGCATTGGCGCATTGTGATGTGGATGATGGGAAGGTGGTGTTTGTTCCATGGGTTGAGACTGATTTCAGAACCGGTGACGCTCCCTGGTGGGCTTAGACTACTCTTCTTCCATTCTCACACCTGCTGCCACATACACATATCATATGTAATCTATAATTCAAACTCTATCTCTTCTTCTATTCATATATAAACATGTTTTGTAATCAATATGCTAGTATATAACATAAGAAGGAACCTCATAATTCTTCTCTTGCATCTCTTCTTCACTTCCCCTGGATGCCATTTCCGTCTCTGAATTTCTcccaatttatatattaaactTTGTGTAAATACAAACTCGCTTAATCTCTAATACTTTCTTCAATAACAATTGAGATGCAAATGATGAGATAGATTCAAATCTATTAAAAAACCAAGTTCATTTGACTCAAGTGTGAATGAATGAAGTGCTTATACTAAAAGCTTGGAATAATATAATGCTGTGAAGTTTGGAAGTGGTAGGGGaatgaaattttaaattgaattagTATTAATTTAGATAGGTTTATTtgagtaaaattttttttattaaaaacaaaatatttttattaaatcttaaaggaaaagtctaggggcagtaatttttgtgttttttggccagcacttaaccatcaagaaaaaagtgatgtaatctcacaccattaaaaatattattaattattaatggCCAATTGATGGTTACAAAATACCAAAATTGTTAGTTCTCTAGCATTCCTCAAtcttaaatatattaaatcttaaatatattttaaattatttacgTACAATACAAAATGTAAAAACGTGATCTATGGATCCTTTAGACTTTCAAAATTTTACTGGAAATAGGAGAGTGGGTTggtggaaaaaatttgaatagTATATATGAAGTTAGTTAGTAGTTTAATTTCCACCTTCACAACCTCATTGTCGTTGACATTCATAAAGAGAAACAGATTCCTCAGCGTTGAAGTAATAGCCATGTGAATCCAACGAAGGGACTTATAAATGATTttgcaataaaagaaaattgagggatttgaaaattatttccAGTACGCCAACTTCTGTGGCATCTTGTACGTCATTGTAAATGTTGACTTATAATGGACACAAATGAATTACTAGTACTATTATTAGCAGTAGTAATATGTGTAACGGATGTGAATATATAGAAGAATAATGATGCATATGCCAGCCGATTGATTTGAATAACACTAAGTGTGAGCATGATGGCAAAGTCAACGGTCCCATCCCAGCTGCGAAATATGAAGTATGAACGCAAACCATGAGCCATTGAATTCCACGCAGCATTCATATTGATccatttatttatctatttaaataaatattagagTTTGAGTCTTAATTTATAcgtataataatttattaatcaacgataaattttttaataaaatttaaattcataacaaattaatttttgatttatcgaattaaaaaatatcatacacaataaaaaatatttatgtatatttattttatattttatattaataattaaataattactGATTTGTAGTATAAATATAGTTTGATAGtttgattatttaatttattatggtCATCATCGTCATCGATATGACAACTATTAGCATAATATTCAAAATGCTACTGAATGAAGAAAAAACTTGAATTAAGAAAATACTCCtgtaaaaagaaagaaattaaataagaaagaattaataggataagaaagaaataaaaaaatattagataagagaaaaataaaaaaagatataatttaaattattaatttcatacgtaccaattatattattattatctctatttataataaataacaCTAACTAATAGAACTATTCAAATTGAAACTTTGGACTCACTTTTACTCATTATGGTCAAATGTTGTCCACCAACATGGTATCGAGAATAGATTAAGATTCTGGTTTATCCTAGCTAGAATGCGGAATCAGATTTCTCCCACTTCCATATGTTTCTTGGGGGAACCTTGCACGCAGTGAGTTGTAGAGTAAGCTTTTCCTTCATTAGTTAATCTGCTTTGCTTTCACTCTGTTGCACGCCAAACACAAATGATATTTGATTTTCTACTTTTTAAATGGCACTATATGGAATTGCTGGTAACTTAGCTTGGTCTTCCCTCTTTTCTGCACATAATATATGTGTATATGTATATGTGTGCCGacataaattttgtttattcttATTGATTGTTAATATCTTCAAAGAAAAATGCATATTTTTCATATATGTGTATATCACCATTATGGCGCTTAGATTCCACTGATAATATGTAGATGCCACCAATTCTCTATATACTAATTAATTactcttattttatatatatagtttcCGTGCCCTCAGCTATTATTGATTAAGAAATACTTAGTATATATTCCAATCAAAACGTTTATAATTATTATCAATTTATGACCCCTTTTTTTAGCATTTTCAACGTTTTCTGTTAATCAAAAGCCAtgctatttcttcttttttattttctgggGTGATGAGAGTTATATGAGTTGCACATGGTCCCAAGACTGTTAAAGAATTCAATTTACAGATGTTATATGTGGTGATGGCTCATTATTATATTGTAGATAGTAGATATTATAAACAGATTAGGCTTCTTCATAAGTATAAATTTTCCTTCTTGTAGATTGAATAGAATCATCCACTGTAGCCATGGATAACAGTAGTGATGTTCCAGCACGTGTTCAGGTTTGTGTAGGATCTACTACTAATTATATTGGATCTTAGGAACACTAAAGCAAACGAAATTGTAATTTccattttccttttttatttggTATTAACAGGGAAAATATCTTGCAATATTTGTCTGCTGGCTTCTTGGCAATGGATGTCTTTTTTCATGGAACAGCATGCTGACAATTGAAGATTACTACGTTTACTTGTTTCCGGTAACAATTTTTTCATGTATTTTTCTGTTGATGGTGCTTCTCATACATCTTACTAAAAATTTATAGCAAACTTTGATAGTTAAGTTATTAAACTTTGAATAAATCTATAAAAATAGCCACGTATCTTTGTTATACACTATTGTGTGATTCTCATATTCATTTGGTTATGCAGAAATACCATCCTCCTAGGGTGCTTACTCTTGTGTATCAACCATTTGCAGTTGGAACACTTGCAATACTGGCTTATAATGAGGCCAAAATCAACACAAGAATCCGGAACCTATTTGGATACACACTCTTTTTCATAAGCACTTTATTGGTCTTAATTGTAGGTCCTCTTAAATTAACTTGTTTGTGAGTTTTGATTTCTTTTTAGGATGGTTTTGATTAAATCTTCCTGTCAATCTCCATTAGTTGGATTTAGCAACATCTGGTAAAGGAGGTCTTGGAACTTACATTGGTATATGCGCAATTAGCGGCGCTTTTGGGGTTGCGGATGCTCATGTTCAAGGTGGAATGGTGGGAGATTTGTCTTACATGAGACAAGATTTCATTCAGGTTAACATGGGTAAcataattagaaatttaaagtttaaacatGTAATGCATTTTTTTAAATCTGGTTTAAATTTCTTGTTGCAGTCTTTCCTTGCTGGTTTGGCAGCATCTGGGGCATTAACCTCTGCTTTGAGGCTAATCACAAAAGCAGCATTTGAGAATTCTAAGGATGGTCTTCGGAAAGGAGCAAGTAGGTTCTAGTTCTACTCATCAACACTCAAGTCACAGCTTCTTGACATCATAATCTTCTGTTTCTCTTATTGTTTTTTTACCTTTCCTTGCAGTTCTATTCTTTGCCATATCAACATTCTTTGAGCTTGTTTGTGTTCTTCTCTATGCCTTTGTTTTCCCCAAAATACCAATTGTGAAGTACTACCGTTCAAAAGCAGCATCTGAAGGATCCAAAACTGTTTCAGCTGACCTTGCAGCTGGTGGCATAGAAACATTATCTGAAGAAGTAATAGCCTTTTATTACTTTCCATTGTGCTACacaaatttcttatttttcaaattgaACTTAATGCAAATTCTCCCCCAGGTTGAGGGATATGAAAAACAACCAGAGAGGAAGGGAATCCAGCAATTGTTACTAGAAAACATGGATTATGCACTTGACATGTTCCTAATATATACTCTCACACTATCTATCTTCCCTGGGTTCCTATCAGAAGATACTGGATCACACAGCCTAGGCACATGGTAACTTGATAAACAAGTTCTTCCATCAATTTTCCTCTGCCTTCATAACTAGACATGAACTCAGTATCATCTGACATTTCCAAATATCATACTAGGTATGCTCTTGTTTTGATTGCAATGTACAATGTGTGTGATCTGATTGGAAGATACATTCCACTAGTGAAGAAGTTGAAGTTGGAGTCCAGGAAGTTGATAACAATAATGATTCTTTGTCGGTTCCTACTTGTTCCAGCATTTTATTTCACTGCAAAGTATGGTGACCAAGGTTGGATGATATTCTTGACATCCTTCTTGGGCTTGTCCAATGGTTACCTTACTGTATGTGTTCTTACATCTGCACCAAAAGGTTACAAGGtgagttttaattttaatattaaaaacaaGTATACATCATACAGACAGTTGTGAATGTGACACATTAATTTATTCTGCTTTGAAAATTTTGTTGTAGGGTCCTGAACAAAATGCATTGGGGAACTTGTTGGTGTTGTTTCTCCTTGGAGGCATTTTTGCTGGGGTGACACTTGACTGGCTGTGGTTAATAGGAAAAGACTGGTGAAAATCAATGCAAAATAAAGTCATGTGAATTTTTCTGATGAAAGGATTAGTTTCGCCTATTCTTTCTACTGGAAACAAGTGTTTATAGTTTTATTTATTGCATGTTCTTTTGCTAAGCTACAAATTTGTTATCTTTTCAAAGGTAATACCAAAACCTTTCTCAAAGGGGGTGTGGAATGTGGATTATTGTGGTGTAAGGCTAAACCGCATTCAACCTTTTGGGTCATGCCCAATTGTGAATTATCATCAATTTGGGTTTATTAGTCTACTTGGGTCTAAGGCTAATGAAAGATGGACAGCTTGACAAGCAATGGAATTAATTTGAGCCCACATCAACAAACGCTttgtgaaattttattttaactgCGATTCCGTTTATATATACTAGCGGCTCAACAggcttttttattatttttaagaaattaattttatttttttgttaatatat is a window encoding:
- the LOC130946917 gene encoding equilibrative nucleotide transporter 3-like; the protein is MDNSSDVPARVQGKYLAIFVCWLLGNGCLFSWNSMLTIEDYYVYLFPKYHPPRVLTLVYQPFAVGTLAILAYNEAKINTRIRNLFGYTLFFISTLLVLILDLATSGKGGLGTYIGICAISGAFGVADAHVQGGMVGDLSYMRQDFIQSFLAGLAASGALTSALRLITKAAFENSKDGLRKGAILFFAISTFFELVCVLLYAFVFPKIPIVKYYRSKAASEGSKTVSADLAAGGIETLSEEVEGYEKQPERKGIQQLLLENMDYALDMFLIYTLTLSIFPGFLSEDTGSHSLGTWYALVLIAMYNVCDLIGRYIPLVKKLKLESRKLITIMILCRFLLVPAFYFTAKYGDQGWMIFLTSFLGLSNGYLTVCVLTSAPKGYKGPEQNALGNLLVLFLLGGIFAGVTLDWLWLIGKDW
- the LOC130944926 gene encoding cytochrome b6-f complex iron-sulfur subunit, chloroplastic-like, encoding MASTTLPSIAPSQLCSRRSVASCPSSSCSRKEMKIGKGKGMRVVCMATSIPADRVPDMGKRQLMNLLLLGAVALPSTGMLIPYTYFFVPPGSGSATGGTVAKDALGNDVLADQWLKAHGPGDRTLTQGLKGDPTYLVVEKDRTLATYGINAVCTHLGCVVPWNAAENKFICPCHGSQYNDQGRVVRGPAPLSLALAHCDVDDGKVVFVPWVETDFRTGDAPWWA